The Elusimicrobiaceae bacterium genomic sequence TGGTGGGCCTCAATCTTGTCGGCATGCGGCGCAACGGCATATCGCGCGAGAGCATCCGCAGCGTGCGCGAAACCTATAAGGAGCTTTTTCTGCGCGGCATGCGGCTGAGCGAGGCGATCGGGAAGCTTAAGGGCGCGAACCTGTCGCCGGAAGCGCGGGAGATGGTCGAATTCTGCGAAAAAGGCACGCGCGGAATAATGCGCGCGCGGATGTCCTGCTCCCGGCGGGCCGGCAATGACGGAGAGGAATAAAATCGGGCTCGTGGCGGGCGGCGGGAAATATCCCGTTCTGTTCGCCCGCGAGGCCGTCAAACGCGGCGACGCGGTTTTTACGGCCGGGCTGAAAAACGCGCCGGACGAGCTGGGAGGCCTTAGCGAACGGATGGAATCGTTCCGGCTGGGCCAGGTGTCGGCGCTGCTGGAATTTTTCAGGCGCAACGGCGTGACTAAAATAGTGATGACGGGGCTGGTGCGCCACGGCTCGATTTTCGCCAATCTCTGGCCCGATCTGCGGGCGGCGCGGATACTGGCGTCGCTGAAAGATACCCGGGCGGAAACGATTTTCGCCGCCGTTGAGGCCGAGTTCAAAAGCGAGGGGATCGAGCTGCTCAGCACCGCCACCTATCTGGAGCATCTGCTGGCGAAACCGGGCGTGCTGGCGGGCCCGGCGCCTGACAGGAAACAGGCCGGCAACATCCGGTTCGGCTGGACGATCGCGAAAGCGCTGTCCGCCGTGGACGTGGGGCTGGCCTGCGCGGTGTGCGACAGGTCGGTGCTGGCTTTGGAGGCCATGGAGGGCACCGACGAGTGCATCCGGCGAGCCGGGCGCATCTACCGCGCCGAAATCGCGGGCGGCAATACGGCGCGTTCCAGAAGCAGCGGGCCTGTGGTGGTGAAGGTGGCGCGGCCGCGGCAGGACATGCGGTTTGACCTGCCGGTGATAGGCAAAGGCACTGTCGAGGCGGCTGTGGAAGCCGGCGTGCCGGTTCTGGCGGTCGAGGCGGGAAAGACGATGGTGTTTGATCTTGAGGAAGTGCTTGATATGGCGCGGCGCAACGCCATAACGGTTATCGCGCTGAGCGAAGGGCTGCGCGAGCTGGATTGAATTTTACGGCAGGCCCGGCGGCGCAGCCGGGCTTATTTAACCGCGTTCCCGGCGAGCCGGGCGGCGCATACGGGAAAACCATATGGCACAGCAAACAAAAAAACTGAAATTCGGCGTTATCGGGGCCGGCAAGATAGGCACTTATCATTCGCGCACTCTGGCGGCGATGCCGGAAGTGGAGCTGGTGGGGATATGCGACACCAATATCATAAAATCGCAGGAACTGGCGTGGACCTACAACTGCATGCCGTTTTCCAATTACAGGGATCTGCTGTCGCAGGTTGACGCGGTGGTGGCCGCCGTGCCTACCGAGCTGCACAAGCAGATCGCGTTCGCTGCGATCGAACGCGGAGTGCACTGCCTGGTGGAAAAGCCGATCGCGTCAACCATGGAAGAGGCGCGCGCGATGATCGAGCTGGCCAAGGACAAAAAAGTGCTTTTGCAGGTCGGTCACTCCGAGCGGTTCAATCCGGCGGTGACGGAGGCGTTCAAGCACATCAAGTCGCCGCGTTTCATCGTGATCGAGCGGCTGGGCCCTTACGATCCGCGGATGTCGGCGATCGGGGTGGTGCTGGACCTGATGATCCACGACATTGATCTGCTGTTTACGATGATGGATTCCGACGTGGTGAGTTTCGAAGCCAT encodes the following:
- the lpxI gene encoding UDP-2,3-diacylglucosamine diphosphatase LpxI (LpxI, functionally equivalent to LpxH, replaces it in LPS biosynthesis in a minority of bacteria.), which codes for MTERNKIGLVAGGGKYPVLFAREAVKRGDAVFTAGLKNAPDELGGLSERMESFRLGQVSALLEFFRRNGVTKIVMTGLVRHGSIFANLWPDLRAARILASLKDTRAETIFAAVEAEFKSEGIELLSTATYLEHLLAKPGVLAGPAPDRKQAGNIRFGWTIAKALSAVDVGLACAVCDRSVLALEAMEGTDECIRRAGRIYRAEIAGGNTARSRSSGPVVVKVARPRQDMRFDLPVIGKGTVEAAVEAGVPVLAVEAGKTMVFDLEEVLDMARRNAITVIALSEGLRELD
- a CDS encoding Gfo/Idh/MocA family oxidoreductase — its product is MAQQTKKLKFGVIGAGKIGTYHSRTLAAMPEVELVGICDTNIIKSQELAWTYNCMPFSNYRDLLSQVDAVVAAVPTELHKQIAFAAIERGVHCLVEKPIASTMEEARAMIELAKDKKVLLQVGHSERFNPAVTEAFKHIKSPRFIVIERLGPYDPRMSAIGVVLDLMIHDIDLLFTMMDSDVVSFEAIGASIFSSYEDIANVRLRFKNGCIADVTASRASLERGRYMRVYQDNSYLSVDFMNARVKTYRKKAPVLKDVSDIEVLYPPLEKTQPIKAELLHFIDCIHHTKTPWPSGERGGKALELALQITEQLQRYEVSRHASPEPPGPIRVVSDIGKATKMVITETLENIGK